The stretch of DNA GCTTTCTCGAACGGTGCCGCCTCCGCCCCGACCAGATCGTGCCGGTCAATGTCCTCACCGAATCCATCGACGGCCTGCTGGAAGGAGGGTTCGACGCCCTGATGATCGGCGGCTCGGGCGAATGCAGCGCAACGGAAGACTACGCCTGGATGCCCGACCTGCTGCACCTGGTCCGAGAGGCCTACGCCCTCGATCTGCCGACGTTCGGATCGTGCTGGGGGCACCAGATCATCGCGCGCGCGCTCGGCGGACAGGTCATCCACGACCCCGAACGCACCGAAATGGGATGCCTGGAGGTTCACCTCCGCCCGGCGGCGCGCGTCGACCCGCTCTTCGGCCCCTTCCCCGACCGGCTCAAGGTCAACGCTGGCCACCACGACCGCGTCCTCACGCTCCCCCGCGAGGCCATCGAGCTGGCCTACAGCGACTCCCAGCCGAACCAGGCCTTCCGGATCGCCGGGAAGCCGATCTACGGCACCCAGTTCCACAGCGAGCTGGACGCGCGCCGCGAACGCGAGCGCCTCATCGAATACCGCCCGTTTTATACCGAGATCGCCACCGAAGAAGCGTTTCAGGCGATCATGGACAGCCTCACCGACACCGGCGAGGCCGACCATCTCATGTACGATTTTCTCCGGATGTTCGTCGCGCCGCACGGCGCCTGACATCCCCTATCGACCGGATCATGGCATCAAACGACAAACGATCATTTTCGGAAGAGGAAGTGGGCAAGCTGATCAGCCGCGCCATCGCGCTGCAGGAAGCGGAGCGCCTGCGCCAGAAGCAGGATGAACGCGGGCTGTCGATCGAGGAAGTGCAGCACGTGGCGCGCGAGGCCGGCATCGATCCGCGCTATGTGGTCCTCGCCGCGTCGGACCTCGAGAAGGGTGAAGCACCGAGAGCGGCGACGCCCTTTTTTGGCGCTTCGGCAAACACCTTGTTGCATCGCCGCGTCCCCGGACAGCTCAACGATGAGCAGATTGGGCAGATCGTGGGTGAAATCCGGAGCGCCCTGAGTTCCCACCAGGTGATACGCGGCAATCTGGACCGGATCGGTCGCACGTTCGAATGGAGCACGCCGGCGTTCGGTTCGACGCGAAATATCCTCATCCGGGGCGTGCCCGAACAAAACGATACCCGCATCGAATTCCAGGAAAACCAGTCGAGTGTGCTGGTCCTCTTCCACATCTGGTGGATGATGCTGACGCCCATGTCTCTGCTGCTCGCGCTGGTCGGCGCCCCGTGGCTCGTGCCGTTCACCCTCTTTTTGATCGCGCTCCTCACCTTCTTCGTCGGACGCATGGGTGCGGCCTACGTCGTCAACAAACGCCGCGAGGCCGCGGAAGACCTGCTCGAAAAGATCGAGCGGGTGGCGGCACAGGGCATCGCCCCGGGTGCGCAGGACACGGAGCCCGAATTCGATGACGAACACGAACCCCTCGCGACGGGGGCCCGTCTGGATCTTCCCGACGCCGCGCCGGAAACCGAAGCCGCCCCGCGTCGCCGGCGCCCGACGCGCCGCTCCTGACGCCTGCGCAGGCAACCAGATGCCCGATGCCCCGGTTGAATCCCCCAGAAACGGTTGGGATTTTCAAAAATCCTTCTCGGAACGTCATCCTGAACCGCCCTCCGCTTGCGCCGGGGGCTCAGGAAGACAACTCTTTTTTATTTCTCAACAGTTTCTCATCGTTCCACCTTTCCTCATCGCCATGCCTACCCTTCGCATCGTCGCATTCGCCGGCCTCGTCTTCATGGCCGGCTGCACGCAGGAAACCCAGAACCGCTTCGGCCGCGCCGTCCAGAACTGGACCGGCACCAACGGCGTCCTCGAGATCTACGGCGGCAACACGGTGGTCCGCCGGTTTCTGGAAATCGACAAACTGACGACCGCCACCTCGACGGAAGGAGGCGCTATCGCCCGGCCCTACCGGTTCGGCTACGGCGTCCTGGATGCCAACCTCAACGGCGTGGTCGATCCCGGCGAAAAAAAGGTCTATTTCGAGATCAGCGACTACGCCACGCCGTACGTCTTTTTTGAGAACCCGGATTGAGCGAGCGCGACCGATATGCCCTGGGTCCGATGCAGTACGCGCGGATCAACACGGTGCTGCTGGCCTTCCTCGCGTTGTGTGTCGGCGGCTTCGTCCTGCATCAGCTCAAGGTCGTCCTGCTCCCCTTCACGGTCGCGGCCCTGTTTTCGGTCGTTTTCGAGCCGGTCATACGCTTCCTGAAAGTCCGTCAGTGGCCCACGGTACTGGGGCTGATCGTGATCTTTCTGTTTCTGATGCTGCTCGGCGTGCTCTTCAGCCTCGTCTTTACCGCGACGGCGACGGCCTTCCTGGATGCGCTGCCGCGGTACGAACCGCGCTTCGACGCCCTCTTCGACGGCGCCATCGCGCGGATTGACGCCATCGCCACGCGCCTCAACCTGCATCCGCCCGACCTGGACGCCCCGGTCTCGTTTACGGCGCTGAC from Rhodothermales bacterium encodes:
- a CDS encoding type 1 glutamine amidotransferase; the protein is MPGFGPADTVQPFTHRNGIPMPYTSFQDIRLLLIQARSAAHMREQELTCFLERCRLRPDQIVPVNVLTESIDGLLEGGFDALMIGGSGECSATEDYAWMPDLLHLVREAYALDLPTFGSCWGHQIIARALGGQVIHDPERTEMGCLEVHLRPAARVDPLFGPFPDRLKVNAGHHDRVLTLPREAIELAYSDSQPNQAFRIAGKPIYGTQFHSELDARRERERLIEYRPFYTEIATEEAFQAIMDSLTDTGEADHLMYDFLRMFVAPHGA